The Esox lucius isolate fEsoLuc1 chromosome 5, fEsoLuc1.pri, whole genome shotgun sequence genome includes a region encoding these proteins:
- the tomm20a gene encoding translocase of outer mitochondrial membrane 20: MMGSKSSTIAAGVAGALFIGYCIYFDRKRRSDPNFKKRLRERRRKQSTKEKTGLARLPDMKDAEAVQKFFLEEIQLGEELLAQGDYEKGVDHLTNAIAVCGQPQQLLQVLQQTLPPPVFQMLLTKLPTISQRIVSAQTLAEDDIE; the protein is encoded by the exons ATGATGGGGAGTAAATCCAGCACCATTGCGGCAGGGGTGGCCGGAGCGTTGTTTATCggttattgtatttattttgacagAAAACGACGGAGTGATCCGAACTTCAAGAAAAGGCTGCGAGAAC GCAGAAGAAAACAATCTACCAAAGAAAAGACTGGTCTGGCCAGG TTGCCTGATATGAAGGATGCAGAGGCTGTACAGAAGTTTTTTCTCGAAGAGATTCAGTTGGGAGAAGAGCTGCTGGCCCAAG GAGACTATGAGAAGGGTGTGGATCACCTGACCAATGCCATCGCTGTGTGTGGCCAGCCCCAGCAGCTCCTACAGGTTCTCCAGCAGACCCTGCCTCCTCCAGTCTTCCAGATGCTGCTCACCAAACTGCCCACCATCAGCCAG AGAATCGTGAGTGCCCAGACTTTAGCAGAAGACGacattgaatga
- the LOC114839357 gene encoding extensin-1-like translates to MIGEQIGSNQQATHTLQISQLGKSKWSGTIPTPHQYNQCPLAPYQPPTNTTSVPWHHTNPPPIQPVSPGTIPTPHQYNQCPLAPYQPPTNTTSVPWHHTNPPPIQPVSPGTIPTPHQYNQCPLAPYQPPTNTTSVPWHHTNPPPIQPVSPGTIPTPHQYNQCPLAPYQPPTNTTSVPWHHTNPLHPPVQPVSPGTIPTPLHPPVQPVSPGTIPTPLHPPVQPVSPGTIPTPLHPPVQPVSPGTIPTPLQYNQCPLAPYQPPSTLQYNQCPLAPYQPPSNTTSVPWHHTNPPPPSSTTSVPWHHTNPPPPSSAISVPWHHTNPPPPSSATSVPWHHTNPPPPSSATSVPWHHTNPPPVQPVSPGTISTPHPPPVQPVSPGTIPTPLQYNQCPLAPYQPPSTLQYNQCPLAPYQPPTPLQCNQCPLAPYQPPSTLQCNQCPLAPYQPPSSATSVPWHHINPPPPSSATSVLWHHTNPPPVQPVSPGTIPTPLHPPGQPVSPGTIPTPLQYNQCPLAPYQPPSTLQGNQCPLAPYQQAWES, encoded by the exons ATGATTGGGGAACAGATAGGTAGTAATCAACAGGCCACCCACACCCTGCAAATATCACAACTCGGGAAG AGTAAGTGGTCTGGCACCATACCAACCCCCCACCAATACAACCAGTGTCCCCTGGCACCATACCAACCCCCCACCAATACAACCAGTGTCCCCTGGCACCATACCAACCCCCCACCAATACAACCAGTGTCCCCTGGCACCATACCAACCCCCCACCAATACAACCAGTGTCCCCTGGCACCATACCAACCCCCCACCAATACAACCAGTGTCCCCTGGCACCATACCAACCCCCCACCAATACAACCAGTGTCCCCTGGCACCATACCAACCCCCCACCAATACAACCAGTGTCCCCTGGCACCATACCAACCCCCCACCAATACAACCAGTGTCCCCTGGCACCATACCAACCCCCCACCAATACAACCAGTGTCCCCTGGCACCATACCAACCCCCCACCAATACAACCAGTGTCCCCTGGCACCATACCAACCCCCCACCAATACAACCAGTGTCCCCTGGCACCATACcaaccccctccaccctccagtaCAACCAGTGTCCCCTGGCACCATAccaacccccctccaccctccagtaCAACCAGTGTCCCCTGGCACCATAccaacccccctccaccctccagtaCAACCAGTGTCCCCTGGCACCATAccaacccccctccaccctccagtaCAACCAGTGTCCCCTGGCACCATACCAACCCCCCTCCAATACAACCAGTGTCCCCTGGCACCATAccaacccccctccaccctccagtaCAACCAGTGTCCCCTGGCACCATACCAACCCCCCTCCAATACAACCAGTGTCCCCTGGCACCATAccaacccccctccaccctccagtaCAACCAGTGTCCCTTGGCACCataccaaccccccacccccctccagtGCAATCAGTGTCCCCTGGCACCATAccaacccccctccaccctccagtgCAACCAGTGTCCCCTGGCACCATAccaacccccctccaccctccagtgCAACCAGTGTCCCCTGGCACCATACCAACCCCCCTCCAGTGCAACCAGTGTCCCCTGGCACCAtatcaaccccccacccccctccagtGCAACCAGTGTCCCCTGGCACCATACCAACCCCCCTCCAATACAACCAGTGTCCCCTGGCACCATAccaacccccctccaccctccagtaCAACCAGTGTCCCTTGGCACCataccaaccccccacccccctccagtGCAACCAGTGTCCCCTGGCACCATAccaacccccctccaccctccagtgCAACCAGTGTCCCCTGGCACCATACCAACCCCCCTCCAGTGCAACCAGTGTCCCCTGGCACCAtatcaaccccccacccccctccagtGCAACCAGTGTCCTCTGGCACCATACCAACCCCCCTCCAGTGCAACCAGTGTCCCCTGGCACCATAccaacccccctccaccctccagggCAACCAGTGTCCCCTGGCACCATACCAACCCCCCTCCAATACAACCAGTGTCCCCTGGCACCATAccaacccccctccaccctccagggCAACCAGTGTCCCCTGGCACCATACCAACAGGCATGGGAAagctaa